A single region of the Thermodesulfatator indicus DSM 15286 genome encodes:
- a CDS encoding ABC transporter substrate-binding protein, with amino-acid sequence MKKCFLISLIFWWTFLGATQANALRIVVLYPGASQIIKALGIEDEVVGVTRHDHFFPKATKVGSHLRPNLELIKALRPDVLIVGSKRAFPDELAGRFDAKVYRYDPRTLDEILKCIKDLGNILGREEKARQLIVKLSAKLTQVKPLPYQPKVIYEITSLPLKVAGQKSIVTDIIRAAGGINPVNVQKKHVLISPEKIIALSPDFYLYQEGPMNRNPVPPKERPYFKSLSAVVVKVPEIEFARPGLNSFDAVIKLNSLFWKHYRPTK; translated from the coding sequence TATATTCTGGTGGACTTTTTTAGGGGCTACACAGGCTAACGCTTTAAGAATCGTTGTTCTCTACCCAGGGGCCAGTCAGATTATTAAAGCATTGGGCATAGAAGATGAGGTCGTTGGCGTAACTCGCCACGACCATTTCTTCCCTAAAGCTACTAAAGTAGGCTCTCATTTACGCCCTAACCTGGAGTTAATAAAAGCTTTGCGTCCTGATGTTTTAATAGTGGGCTCTAAACGGGCCTTCCCTGATGAATTGGCGGGCCGGTTTGACGCTAAAGTCTATCGTTACGACCCGCGCACGCTCGATGAAATCCTTAAATGTATCAAAGACCTTGGGAACATCCTTGGCAGAGAGGAAAAAGCCCGTCAATTAATAGTCAAGCTCTCGGCTAAACTTACACAGGTAAAGCCTTTACCCTATCAACCCAAAGTTATATACGAAATAACAAGCCTACCTTTAAAGGTAGCTGGGCAAAAAAGTATCGTCACGGACATAATTCGTGCAGCTGGAGGTATAAACCCTGTAAACGTGCAAAAAAAACACGTTCTCATTTCCCCAGAAAAAATTATAGCCCTTTCTCCTGATTTTTATCTGTATCAAGAAGGCCCAATGAACCGAAACCCTGTTCCTCCTAAAGAACGTCCTTATTTTAAGAGTTTATCAGCGGTAGTGGTAAAAGTTCCCGAAATTGAATTTGCAAGACCTGGCCTTAATTCTTTTGACGCTGTAATTAAGCTTAACAGTTTATTCTGGAAACATTATCGGCCTACTAAATAA